In one Armatimonadota bacterium genomic region, the following are encoded:
- a CDS encoding methyltransferase domain-containing protein gives MGRRDVRKNRAYWDRVSDRYQAQHAPQLNTRPLAWGVWSIPEDAVRVLGGVHGRDVLELGCGAAQWSIFLAQRGARPVGLDASPRQLQHARRLMAETGVRVPLVLASAEAIPFGAGTFDIVLSDHGAMSFADPRRTVPEVARVLRPGGLLAFNITSPLVYLCLDAEDQVTDRLHLPYWELGRFETEESVEYQLPYGEWVRLFRRHGLVVEDLIELRPPAGAVTTYDDFVPLEWARRWPAENIWKVRRL, from the coding sequence GTGGGGCGGCGTGACGTCCGCAAGAACCGGGCCTACTGGGACCGCGTCAGCGACCGCTACCAGGCGCAGCACGCCCCGCAGCTGAACACGCGCCCCCTGGCCTGGGGGGTCTGGTCCATCCCCGAGGACGCGGTGCGGGTGCTGGGCGGTGTGCACGGGCGTGACGTCCTGGAGTTGGGGTGCGGAGCCGCCCAGTGGTCTATCTTCCTGGCGCAGCGCGGTGCCCGCCCGGTGGGCCTGGACGCCTCGCCCCGGCAGCTCCAGCACGCCCGTCGGCTGATGGCAGAGACCGGCGTGCGCGTCCCGCTCGTGCTGGCTAGCGCCGAAGCCATCCCCTTTGGGGCGGGGACGTTCGACATCGTCCTCTCCGACCACGGGGCGATGTCCTTCGCCGACCCGCGGCGCACCGTGCCGGAGGTGGCCCGCGTCCTCCGTCCGGGCGGGCTGCTGGCCTTCAACATCACGAGCCCGCTCGTCTACCTGTGCCTGGACGCGGAGGATCAGGTGACCGACCGTCTGCACCTGCCCTACTGGGAGCTCGGCCGGTTCGAGACCGAGGAGTCGGTCGAGTACCAGCTCCCCTACGGGGAGTGGGTCCGCCTCTTTCGCCGGCACGGGCTGGTGGTGGAGGACCTGATTGAGCTCCGGCCTCCCGCCGGTGCCGTCACGACCTACGATGACTTCGTCCCGCTCGAGTGGGCGCGGCGCTGGCCGGCGGAGAACATCTGGAAGGTGCGCCGGCTCTAG
- a CDS encoding OsmC family peroxiredoxin has product MAQVRQASVVWQGDLMSGKGAVSARTSGLFRDLLLSWHARAEATEAGRTSPEELLAAAHASCFAMALASRLARAEMPPERLEVSATVTFDRVGEAWRVTRSHLAVTGWVPKGDATRFREAAEAAKENCPISQALKGNVELSVEATLAAPAPRTP; this is encoded by the coding sequence ATGGCGCAGGTCCGTCAGGCGTCGGTGGTGTGGCAGGGTGACCTGATGAGCGGGAAAGGCGCTGTCAGCGCGCGCACCAGTGGACTCTTCCGTGACCTGCTCCTGAGCTGGCATGCCCGCGCGGAGGCCACCGAGGCGGGGCGGACCAGCCCCGAGGAGCTGCTCGCGGCCGCGCACGCCAGCTGCTTCGCCATGGCCCTGGCCAGCCGGCTGGCCCGGGCGGAGATGCCTCCTGAGCGCCTGGAGGTCTCGGCGACGGTCACCTTCGACCGGGTGGGCGAAGCCTGGCGCGTCACGCGTAGCCACCTGGCCGTCACCGGATGGGTGCCGAAGGGTGACGCGACGCGGTTCCGCGAGGCGGCCGAGGCGGCGAAGGAGAACTGCCCCATCTCGCAGGCGCTCAAGGGCAACGTCGAGCTGAGCGTGGAGGCCACCCTGGCCGCCCCGGCGCCGCGCACGCCGTAG
- a CDS encoding DUF5666 domain-containing protein, translating to MDVRRLSVILLTCAVLLAVLAVPARAHHEGKDRKSFEVEGVIVAVAHHQRAFLLQEIRPGQDRFWAVRLHPRVEVRADFDDDEDDDDAVIFIHLGSWLRVGQWVEVEGQLLGNGQVLAREIRFGRRKGRGPIIIVPPGVQPPVTVPPGIQPPPGVVPPGVQPPVRPFPAAPQILFPPDGTQIAAGEFTVVGRTLPGAVVRVDVTLEVFGLQFPMSSAEVVADASGFFTYPVRPSVRIAGALYRITVRARFNGILSPPASVVVRQL from the coding sequence ATGGATGTCCGACGCCTCAGTGTCATCCTCCTGACCTGTGCGGTCCTCCTGGCGGTGCTGGCGGTCCCGGCCCGGGCTCACCACGAGGGCAAGGACCGCAAGTCCTTCGAGGTCGAGGGCGTCATCGTGGCGGTGGCCCACCACCAGCGGGCCTTCCTCCTCCAGGAGATCCGCCCGGGCCAGGACCGCTTCTGGGCGGTGCGGCTGCACCCGCGTGTCGAGGTCAGGGCCGACTTCGACGACGATGAGGACGATGACGACGCCGTGATCTTCATCCATCTGGGGAGCTGGCTGCGGGTCGGCCAGTGGGTGGAGGTCGAGGGACAGCTCCTCGGCAACGGGCAGGTCCTGGCCCGCGAGATCCGCTTCGGCCGCCGCAAGGGTCGGGGCCCCATTATCATCGTGCCGCCTGGCGTGCAGCCGCCGGTGACTGTCCCGCCGGGCATCCAGCCCCCGCCGGGCGTGGTCCCGCCGGGCGTTCAACCACCGGTCAGGCCGTTCCCTGCAGCGCCGCAGATCCTCTTCCCGCCGGACGGGACGCAGATCGCCGCAGGGGAGTTCACCGTCGTCGGGCGGACCCTGCCGGGAGCGGTCGTGCGGGTCGACGTGACGCTGGAAGTTTTCGGCCTGCAGTTCCCCATGAGCTCGGCCGAGGTCGTGGCCGACGCATCCGGTTTCTTCACCTACCCGGTGCGCCCCAGTGTCCGGATAGCCGGCGCCCTTTACCGCATCACCGTCCGGGCCCGCTTCAACGGCATCCTCTCGCCTCCGGCCTCGGTAGTCGTCCGGCAGCTCTGA
- a CDS encoding NAD(P)/FAD-dependent oxidoreductase has protein sequence MAVREERDVVIVGGGHNGLVAAAYLARAGLRVTVLERRPLVGGACVTEEVWPGYRVSTAAYLCGLLQPRIVRDLQLARHGYVILPKDPAFFSPFPDGRWLFIWRDEHATVQEIARFSRHDAERYPAYEALMARLGAFVEPWLLRTPPDIVRRHPADVLALAALGLSALRLPAGDLPHALRLLTQSAADFLDGWFESPELKAALATDAVIGARGGPSTPGTGYVLLHHTMGVAAGKRGLWGFVRGGMGTLSEAIASAARAQGAEVRTSAPVAGILVRDGTAEGVVLASGEEVRARAVVSNADPRRTFLHLVPPAALPQAFRREVEAIPMAGVAMKINLALRGLPTFTAAPSASAGTGRGTPGPQHRATIHIGPSMAYIDRAWEDARAGRPSEHPFCEVTIPTTYDETLAPPGRHVMSVFVQYTPYRLREGTWDALKEAYADRVVATLAEYAPDLPDLIEHRQVLSPLDLERTFGLTGGDIFHGEMTLDRLFCMRPLPGWAQYRTPVRGLYLCGAGTHPGGGVMGAPGYNAAREILRDFRRGRLPGRAR, from the coding sequence ATGGCGGTGAGAGAGGAGCGGGACGTCGTCATCGTCGGCGGCGGCCACAACGGCCTGGTGGCGGCTGCCTACCTGGCGCGGGCCGGGCTGCGGGTGACGGTGTTGGAGCGCCGCCCCCTGGTAGGAGGGGCCTGTGTGACCGAGGAGGTCTGGCCGGGGTACCGGGTCTCCACCGCCGCCTACCTCTGCGGGCTGCTCCAGCCCCGCATCGTGCGGGACCTGCAGCTGGCCCGCCACGGCTATGTCATCCTGCCCAAGGATCCGGCCTTCTTCAGCCCCTTCCCCGACGGGCGCTGGCTCTTCATCTGGCGGGACGAGCACGCCACCGTGCAGGAGATCGCCCGCTTCTCCCGGCACGACGCGGAGCGCTACCCGGCCTACGAAGCCCTCATGGCGCGTCTCGGCGCCTTCGTCGAGCCGTGGCTGCTCCGGACGCCGCCCGACATCGTCCGGCGCCATCCCGCCGACGTCCTCGCGCTCGCCGCCCTGGGGCTCAGCGCCCTGCGCCTTCCCGCGGGGGACCTGCCCCACGCGCTGCGCCTGCTCACCCAGAGCGCCGCCGACTTCCTCGACGGCTGGTTCGAGTCCCCGGAGCTGAAGGCGGCACTGGCCACCGACGCCGTGATCGGCGCGCGCGGCGGTCCCTCCACGCCGGGGACGGGCTACGTCCTGCTGCACCACACCATGGGCGTGGCGGCGGGCAAGCGGGGGTTGTGGGGATTCGTCCGCGGCGGGATGGGGACGCTCAGCGAGGCCATCGCCTCGGCGGCGCGCGCGCAGGGGGCAGAGGTGCGGACCTCCGCGCCCGTGGCCGGAATCCTCGTGCGCGATGGGACGGCCGAGGGCGTCGTCCTCGCTTCCGGCGAGGAGGTGCGGGCCCGCGCCGTCGTCTCCAACGCCGACCCCAGGCGGACCTTCCTGCACCTGGTCCCGCCCGCCGCGCTGCCCCAGGCTTTCCGGCGGGAAGTCGAGGCCATCCCGATGGCAGGGGTGGCGATGAAGATCAACCTGGCGCTGCGGGGCCTGCCCACGTTCACTGCGGCGCCTTCAGCGAGCGCCGGGACGGGGCGCGGCACGCCGGGACCGCAGCACCGGGCCACCATCCACATTGGCCCTTCGATGGCCTACATCGACCGAGCCTGGGAGGACGCCCGCGCGGGGCGCCCCTCGGAGCACCCGTTCTGCGAGGTGACCATCCCCACGACCTACGACGAGACGCTGGCGCCGCCCGGCCGCCACGTCATGTCGGTCTTCGTCCAGTACACTCCCTACCGGCTGCGCGAAGGGACGTGGGACGCGCTGAAGGAGGCCTATGCCGACCGGGTGGTGGCCACCCTGGCGGAGTACGCTCCCGACCTCCCGGACCTGATCGAGCACCGGCAGGTGCTCTCGCCGCTCGACCTGGAGCGCACCTTCGGCCTGACGGGCGGGGACATCTTCCACGGGGAGATGACGCTCGACCGGCTCTTCTGCATGCGGCCGCTGCCAGGGTGGGCGCAGTACCGCACGCCGGTGCGAGGTCTGTACTTGTGCGGGGCGGGGACGCACCCGGGCGGGGGCGTCATGGGGGCGCCGGGCTACAACGCCGCCCGGGAGATCCTGCGGGACTTCCGCCGGGGCCGCCTGCCTGGGCGGGCGCGGTGA
- a CDS encoding ABC transporter permease subunit has protein sequence MWRALGWADAVVVLTIATVLAVGVRLATGAPGVAAGPAITLAPAALPWYTGLSVSRMAAAYALSLGFTLVYGYAAAYNRRAERILLPVLDVLQSVPILSFLPVVLLALSAVLPVPLAAELASVLLIFTSQVWNLTFAWYQALTTVPTDLREASRIFRLSPWLRLRVVELPFAAPSLVWNSMMSWAGGWFFLMAAEMFTVGRRDFRLPGLGAYLKQAAVEGDVQALVRGLLALVLVIVLLDQLVWRPLLAWADRFKLELVEASPPPRSWFYDAWSASALAAWLGHRVLAPAVEWLDTRLGTRWRAEEALGAHGRPWRWAARVVLTAAAALLAWQGARAVGLLVRVPPASWAAIVLGLMATSARVAAALVVALAWTLPVGVAIGMRPRLAAWVQPLTQIAASIPATAVFPALLVILTGVPGGLTVAAVVLMLLGAQWYLLFNIIAGAAAIPAELRQTVTLLQLGAADRWRVLLLPALFPFLVTGVITAAGGAWNASIVAEYVEFGGRTLTTTGIGALIARATAGGDYSLLLAATLAMILAVVAVNRLVWRRLYRLAEESFRMD, from the coding sequence ATGTGGCGGGCCCTGGGGTGGGCGGACGCGGTGGTCGTCCTCACCATCGCCACGGTGCTGGCCGTGGGCGTACGCCTGGCCACGGGGGCGCCTGGCGTGGCGGCCGGGCCTGCGATCACCCTCGCCCCGGCGGCACTTCCATGGTACACGGGGCTCTCAGTGAGCCGGATGGCCGCGGCGTACGCGCTCTCCCTGGGATTCACCCTCGTCTACGGCTACGCCGCCGCGTACAACCGCCGCGCCGAGCGGATCCTCCTCCCCGTCCTCGATGTGCTCCAGAGCGTCCCCATCCTGTCCTTCCTCCCCGTGGTCCTCCTGGCGTTGAGCGCGGTGCTGCCGGTCCCCCTGGCGGCTGAGCTGGCGTCAGTCCTGCTGATCTTCACGAGCCAGGTGTGGAACCTGACATTCGCCTGGTACCAGGCCCTGACCACCGTCCCCACCGACCTCCGGGAAGCCAGCCGCATCTTCCGCCTCTCGCCCTGGTTGCGCCTGCGCGTGGTGGAGTTGCCGTTCGCCGCGCCCAGCCTGGTCTGGAACAGCATGATGAGCTGGGCGGGAGGATGGTTCTTCCTCATGGCGGCGGAGATGTTCACCGTCGGGCGGCGCGACTTCCGGCTGCCCGGCCTCGGCGCCTACCTCAAACAGGCGGCGGTCGAGGGCGACGTGCAGGCGCTGGTGCGCGGCCTGCTCGCGCTGGTGCTGGTCATCGTCCTGCTGGACCAGCTGGTGTGGCGGCCCCTCCTGGCCTGGGCCGACCGGTTCAAGCTGGAGCTGGTGGAGGCGTCTCCGCCTCCCCGGTCCTGGTTCTACGACGCGTGGTCGGCCTCCGCCCTGGCGGCGTGGCTGGGCCACCGGGTGCTGGCGCCAGCCGTCGAGTGGCTCGACACCCGGCTCGGCACCCGCTGGCGCGCCGAGGAGGCGTTGGGAGCGCACGGCCGCCCCTGGAGGTGGGCCGCCCGGGTGGTGCTGACGGCTGCAGCGGCATTGCTGGCGTGGCAGGGGGCGCGCGCCGTGGGCCTGCTGGTCAGGGTTCCCCCGGCGTCGTGGGCGGCCATCGTCCTCGGGCTCATGGCCACCTCCGCCAGGGTGGCGGCCGCACTGGTCGTCGCCCTGGCCTGGACGTTGCCGGTCGGGGTGGCCATCGGCATGCGGCCGCGGCTGGCGGCGTGGGTGCAGCCTCTGACCCAGATCGCCGCCTCGATCCCCGCCACCGCAGTGTTCCCCGCCCTCCTGGTGATCCTGACCGGAGTCCCGGGCGGGCTCACCGTGGCCGCTGTGGTCCTGATGCTCCTAGGGGCACAGTGGTACCTCCTCTTCAACATCATCGCCGGGGCTGCAGCCATCCCCGCGGAGCTGCGGCAGACCGTGACGCTGCTGCAGTTGGGCGCCGCCGACCGGTGGCGGGTGCTGCTGCTGCCCGCGCTCTTCCCCTTTCTCGTCACCGGGGTGATCACGGCCGCCGGCGGCGCCTGGAACGCCAGCATCGTGGCGGAGTATGTTGAGTTCGGCGGCCGCACGCTCACCACCACCGGGATTGGGGCGCTCATCGCCCGGGCCACCGCCGGAGGGGACTACTCGCTGCTGCTGGCCGCGACCCTGGCGATGATCCTCGCCGTCGTGGCCGTGAACCGGCTGGTCTGGCGGCGGCTGTACCGGCTGGCGGAGGAATCCTTCCGGATGGATTGA
- a CDS encoding nitrate/sulfonate/bicarbonate ABC transporter ATP-binding protein, translating into MTTPLLELRHVSQIYTAGPRRFAAVEDINLTVFEGAFVTLVGPSGCGKSTLLRIATGLQPPTQGSVLYRGAPLQGVNPGATIVFQTFALFPWLTVQQNVEVALKAQGVPPAERAARAIELLDRVGLDGFERAYPRELSGGMRQKVGFARALAVEPELLCLDEPFSSLDVLSAEALRGELLELWRSGTLPIRAILMVTHNIEEAVFMSDRIVCMEKGPGRVVADLPVRLTHPRRHQAPEFQALVDEIYAILAGQTQPEHVELGVAPGEPGRVRILPHITINDLAGLLEHLAQAPGGRADLYRLEDGLSVGPDHLLRLTEAAELLGFATVAQGDISLTPLGETFAEASIPGRKEIFAARLRRLPLVQWLLGLLRAAPRQQLAWEVVRAALELELPAAEAERQLETLVDWGRYAELVVYDDATGLLYLEAPAPARP; encoded by the coding sequence ATGACGACGCCCCTGCTCGAGCTGCGCCACGTCAGCCAGATCTACACGGCCGGCCCCCGGCGGTTCGCGGCCGTGGAGGACATCAACCTGACGGTGTTCGAGGGGGCGTTCGTGACGCTGGTAGGGCCGTCGGGGTGCGGGAAGAGCACGCTGTTGCGCATCGCGACGGGCCTGCAGCCGCCCACGCAGGGGAGCGTCCTCTACCGCGGCGCGCCGCTCCAGGGCGTCAACCCCGGGGCGACCATCGTCTTCCAGACGTTCGCCCTCTTCCCGTGGCTCACCGTCCAGCAGAACGTCGAGGTGGCGTTGAAGGCGCAGGGCGTACCGCCGGCGGAACGAGCCGCCCGGGCCATCGAGCTGCTGGACCGGGTGGGTCTCGACGGCTTCGAGCGCGCATACCCGCGGGAGCTCTCGGGCGGGATGCGACAGAAGGTGGGCTTCGCGCGGGCTCTGGCCGTCGAGCCGGAGCTCCTGTGCCTGGACGAGCCGTTCTCGTCCCTGGACGTCCTGAGCGCCGAGGCCCTGCGTGGCGAGCTCCTGGAACTGTGGCGGAGCGGGACGCTGCCCATCCGGGCCATCCTCATGGTCACCCACAACATCGAAGAGGCCGTGTTCATGTCCGACCGCATCGTCTGCATGGAGAAGGGACCGGGGCGCGTGGTGGCCGACCTGCCGGTGAGGTTGACGCACCCGCGCCGCCACCAGGCACCCGAGTTCCAGGCGCTGGTCGACGAGATCTATGCCATCCTGGCCGGCCAGACGCAGCCGGAGCACGTGGAGCTGGGCGTGGCCCCCGGCGAGCCGGGGCGGGTGCGCATCCTCCCGCACATCACCATCAACGACCTGGCCGGGCTGCTGGAACACCTGGCCCAGGCCCCCGGCGGTCGGGCCGACCTGTACCGGCTGGAGGACGGGCTTAGCGTGGGCCCGGACCACCTCCTGCGCCTGACCGAGGCGGCCGAGCTCCTGGGGTTCGCCACCGTGGCGCAGGGTGACATCTCGCTCACGCCGCTGGGCGAGACGTTCGCTGAGGCCAGCATCCCGGGGCGCAAGGAGATCTTCGCCGCCCGGCTGCGGCGGCTGCCGCTCGTCCAGTGGCTGCTCGGCCTCCTGCGAGCCGCCCCACGTCAGCAGCTGGCGTGGGAAGTGGTGCGGGCCGCCCTCGAGCTGGAGTTGCCAGCCGCCGAGGCGGAACGCCAGCTGGAGACGCTGGTCGACTGGGGCCGCTACGCCGAGCTCGTGGTCTACGACGACGCGACGGGCCTCCTCTACCTGGAGGCGCCGGCGCCCGCCCGCCCGTGA